In one Dreissena polymorpha isolate Duluth1 chromosome 7, UMN_Dpol_1.0, whole genome shotgun sequence genomic region, the following are encoded:
- the LOC127838266 gene encoding tigger transposable element-derived protein 6-like, which yields MLEWFKTARSQGIPLSGPMLQEKALFYASELGVTDLKASNGWLGRFRERHNINFAAVCGESNSVNQVTVDDWVERLPTILAGYDLCDVFNMDETGLFFRALPDKSLSIKGEDCKGGKRSKERLTVALCCNAVGDFEKPLMIGKAATPRCFRNTDVSRLPVMWRHNKKAWMTRALFTEWVQLFNQRMRRARRNVLLLLDNAPSHPPDLQLTNVKIVFLPANTTSKLQPLDQGIIQNMKQLYRKRLLRSVLSKINKESMSAVELSKCVSVLDAVQWVHSSVNEIKRETVSGCFKKSGVHFDDSDNLPLSELSDNMSLSELRDMLRTAQTDLKLENAMSAEEFEAIDSNIPVHSDLSENWEKELMETVLKPVSVTDPQIVQEEKEELQPEQTELKINSYQDALHWLAQIRLFCYSKDMATEAFECGRLQESLDNQAVKVKSSAKQTRIDSFFK from the coding sequence ATGTTGGAGTGGTTTAAGACAGCCAGGTCACAGGGTATTCCACTCTCCGGTCCCATGCTTCAAGAAAAAGCCTTGTTCTATGCGTCAGAACTGGGGGTAACAGACTTAAAGGCATCCAATGGGTGGCTTGGCCGTTTTCGCGAGAGACATAACATTAACTTCGCGGCAGTGTGTGGTGAAAGTAACAGTGTGAATCAGGTGACTGTGGATGACTGGGTGGAACGACTTCCAACCATACTTGCTGGTTACGATCTCTGTGATGTGTTCAACATGGACGAAACAGGGTTATTCTTTAGAGCCCTCCCAGACAAATCTCTCTCCATCAAAGGTGAAGATTGTAAAGGTGGAAAACGTTCCAAAGAGAGACTTACAGTGGCTCTATGTTGTAACGCTGTTGGTGATTTTGAAAAGCCGCTTATGATTGGTAAGGCGGCAACCCCTAGGTGTTTCAGAAACACCGACGTATCACGACTTCCAGTGATGTGGCGTCACAACAAGAAGGCGTGGATGACAAGAGCCCTCTTTACAGAGTGGGTTCAGCTCTTCAACCAACGAATGCGCCGGGCCAGGAGAAATGTCCTTCTCCTCCTGGATAACGCGCCGTCACATCCTCCAGACCTACAACTTACCAACGTCAAAATTGTGTTCCTTCCAGCGAACACAACATCCAAGCTTCAACCTCTAGACCAGGGTATCATCCAAAACATGAAGCAGTTGTACCGAAAAAGACTTCTCCGCTCAGTGCTATCGAAGATTAACAAAGAAAGCATGAGTGCTGTGGAGTTGTCTAAGTGCGTGTCTGTGCTTGATGCTGTGCAATGGGTTCACTCATCAGTCAATGAAATCAAAAGAGAAACCGTCTCCGGTTGTTTCAAGAAGTCTGGTGTTCACTTTGACGACAGTGACAACCTTCCCCTCTCTGAGCTATCCGACAACATGTCTCTCTCAGAATTGAGGGACATGCTACGAACAGCCCAGACAGATTTGAAACTTGAAAACGCAATGTCCGCAGAGGAGTTTGAGGCCATTGACAGCAACATCCCTGTTCATTCAGACCTGAGTGAAAATTGGGAGAAAGAACTTATGGAAACTGTGTTGAAGCCTGTGAGTGTGACTGATCCCCAGATTgttcaagaagaaaaagaagaactaCAACCCGAGCAAACTGAACTGAAAATTAATTCCTATCAAGATGCTCTGCATTGGTTAGCACAAATAAGACTTTTCTGTTACAGCAAAGATATGGCAACTGAAGCATTTGAATGTGGTAGACTGCAGGAAAGTCTAGACAATCAGGCTGTGAAAGTAAAAAGCTCTGCTAAGCAGACGAGAATCGACTCATTCTTCAAGTAA
- the LOC127837168 gene encoding uncharacterized protein CXorf38-like, with translation MSSLSDVFTEKERTNWLKAWLAVDIAKSGLEPFVENEAKLVQACMYNTISSGGQAPGTCNGCLTANLLKCPTPGTCNKRGARGTCKVMHDSNAKQPRPCPLSICDKVLIEIEKAHRYTKPSWRNTSADQWASNSWQIAKAYLPPDGYADKSSVKETDFNGIISFMMNCKHFDSKFSFPIPPGKPNNSCLLTKARDIGRIVRHSSQCKVTDRDLQDIFTTLNDLLTDPMCLANDGSAQEAVRKLRELANDVFKITTAEMIQLLKAAQDTLKQVEHSSHKTLDEIRVYLKRCKKDLKQHVDTCKQELDQHTENCKGVLDGYYRKPYECNYEQCCEGMSDRIFV, from the exons atgtcgaGTCTTTCTGATGTGTTCACTGAGAAAGAAAGGACGAACTGGCTGAAGGCGTGGTTGGCAGTAGACATAGCAAAGTCTGGTTTAGAACCATTCGTGGAAAACGAGGCTAAACTTGTACAAGCATGTATGTACAACACCATCTCGTCCGGTGGACAGGCACCGGGCACATGTAATGGTTGTTTGACAGCGAACTTGCTTAAATGCCCCACTCCAGGAACATGCAATAAACGAGGAGCACGCGGGACATGTAAAGTTATGCATGATTCCAATGCAAAACAACCCCGGCCATGTCCTTTAAGCATATGCGACAAAGTTCTAATCGAGATTGAAAAGGCACATCGTTATACAAAACCGTCGTGGAGGAATACATCCGCGGATCAATGGGCCTCCAATTCTTGGCAAATAGCAAAGGCTTATTTACCTCCGGATGGTTATGCTGACAAGAGTTCGGTTAAAGAGACAGATTTCAACGGAATTATCAGTTTTATGATGAACTGCAAACACTTCGATTCCAAGTTTTCCTTTCCCATACCTCCGGGTAAACCCAATAATTCATGTCTACTAACAAag GCACGAGATATTGGACGAATTGTCCGACATTCGTCTCAATGTAAAGTGACAGACAGAGATCTCCAGGATATCTTTACAACACTGAATGACCTGCTGACTGACCCAATGTGTCTCGCAAACGACGGAAGTGCACAAGAGGCTGTGAGGAAATTAAGAGAG CTTGCAAATGACGTATTTAAAATAACCACAGCGGAAATGATTCAACTATTAAAGGCTGCACAAGACACTTTAAAACAAGTTGAACATAGTTCACATAAAACGCTTGATGAGATTCGGGTGTACCTTAAACGTTGTAAGAAGGATTTAAAACAACACGTCGACACATGTAAACAGGAATTGGATCAACACACCGAAAATTGTAAAGGTGTTCTGGATGGATATTATCGAAAGCCTTACGAATGTAATTACGAGCAATGTTGTGAAGGTATGTCTGACCGTATCTTTGTCTAA